In Armatimonadota bacterium, the genomic stretch CCCGAGCGCGTGCGCTACGCGGCGGCCCGGGCGGCGCAGCTGATGCGCGAACTGTGCGGCGGGCGGGTGCTGCGAGGTGAGATCGACGTCTACCCGCAGCCCGATCCCCCGCGCCGCGTTTCGCTCCGCCTGCCCCGCCTGGGGCACGTGCTGGGCACGGAAGTCCCCGAAGCCGACGTCGAGGAGATCCTGAGCCGTCTGGGATTCCGGCCGACCCGGCAGGGTGAGCGGATCGTGGTCGAGGTGCCAAGCCACCGGCGGGACGTGGAGCGGGAGGAGGACCTAATCGAAGAGGTGGCGCGGCTGTGGGGGTACCACCGGATCCCCGAGACGCTGCCCACGGAGGCGATGGCCGTCGGCCACGTGGCGCCTGAGGTGGAAGGCGAAGCGATCGTTCGGGAGGCCCTGCTGCGTGCGGGGCTGACCGAAGTACTGACCGTCTCGCTGACGCATCCCCGCGACCTCGACCGCATCAGGGTCCCACCGGACGACCCCCTACGCAACCTGGTGGCGCTGCAGAACCCGCTCACCGAAGAGCACACCCACCTGCGCAGCACCCTGGTCCCCTCCTTGCTTGCGGTCCTGCAGACGAACCGGACCCGCGGGAACGCAGACGTCCACATCTTCGAGATCGGCCGCGTCTTCCGTAAGGGCGAGCCCGACTGGGGCGAGCGCAAGATGATCGGGATCGCGCGCATCGGTGGCGTGATCGAGGGGCGGTGGAATCTGCCGCCGGACGTCGTGCAATCGGACTTCTACCACCTGAAGGGATCGGTCGAAGCCCTGATGGAGGCGTTGAGCCTGCGAGGATGGTTGGTGCGCGCGGAGGCCAGGCCCTGGTTGCACCCGCACCGCGCTGGCTCGCTGTGGATCGACGGCGAGCGGGTGGGCTGGCTGGGGGAGGTGCACCCGGAGGTGGCCGAGCGCTACGACCTTCGCGGGCGGGCGTACGTCGCGGAGATCGCGCTGGCGCCACTGCTCGCGCGCACGGACCGCAGCCCCCAGTACCGGCCGCTGCCCCGGTACCCGGCGGTGGTCCGCGACCTGGCAGTCGTCGTCGGGGAGTCTGTTCCGTCGGGCGAGATCCAGCGCATCGTCGCGCAGACGGCGGGGCCGCTGCTGGAAGCCTGCGAGCCGTTCGACGTGTACGTCGGTCACCCGGTGCCCCCCGGCCACAGGAGCGTGGCGTTCTCCCTGCGCTTTCGGGATCCTCACCGGACGTTGGAGGCCGCAGAGGTCGACGGCGTGATGGAGCGCATCCGAAAAGCGCTGCGATCCTCGCTCGGAGCCCAGATCCGGGGAGCTTGACAGGCCGCAGGAGCCCGGGGTCTTAGCGAGAAGACTAGACGGACGCCGGTCCAACGGGGAGGCCAGAGTCGGATGACCTGGATCGACTGGGTCGTTGTGGGACTGGTCTTGCTGATGATCCTGTCCGGGCTCCAGCGCGGACCCGTGCGCGCCTTGCTGGAGAGCGTCTTCCTCCTGCTGGCGTTTACGGTCACCTCGCTCGTCTACAAGCCCGTCACCCAAGCCCTGTTCACGACGGAGTTTCCCTGGCCGGACTGGGCGGCGATGTTCACGTTCGCCGGGCTGTTGGTGGTCCTCGTGATCGTGGGCAACTTCCTCACGGCCGCGATCGCAGGGCGGAAGGCGGCGACCGGCGTGAACATCCTGCTGGGCGGGATCGTCGGCGCCGCCAAGGGCGTGCTGTGGGGCATGGTGTTCTTGGTGTTCGTGCTGGCGGCACCGTTTGCGCCCGCGGTCCGCCAGGACGTCGAGCGCTCCACCTTCGCATCGTATCTGGCGGACTGGCAGCGCGGCCTGCACCAAGCGGTGGACTCGCTGCTGCCGATCGACGTCCCGGCCCTGGGGCCGGGCGGGGAGAAGTTCTGAGATGCCGCCCGTCGGCCGGACCGTCGAACATGAAGAACCTCGAGCTCGCGGCGCTGTTCAATGAGATCGCCGACCTCCTGGAGATCAAGGGGGAGTCCACGTTTCGCGTCAACGCATACCGGCGAGCCGCGCGCGCGATGGAAACACTGGGGGAGGACATCGAGGTCCTCGCCGACCGCGGCGAACTCGAGGAGATCCCGGGCGTAGGCAAGAGCATCGCCGAGAAGATCAACGAGTACCTGCGGACCGGCAAGGTCGCCTACCACCTGGAACTGCTCCGCGAGCTGCCGCCGAGTCTGCCCAGCCTGATGCGCGTGCCGGGGCTGGGGCCCAAGACCGCGCTGGTCGTCTACGAGAGACTGGGCATCACCACCCTCGACGAACTGGAACGGGCGGCGCGCGAGGGGCGGCTGCGGGACCTTCCCCGCATGGGCCCCAAGACCGAGGAGAACATCCTGCGCGGCGTTGAGCAGGTCAAGCGTGCGGGCACGCGGACGCTGCTGGGCACGGCGCTGCCCCACGCGCAGGAGATCACCGCGCAGCTGCGTCGGCGTCGCGAGGTGCGCGACGTGATGGTGGCGGGGAGCCTGCGGCGCATGCGCGAGACGATCGGCGACATTGACGTCCTCGTGACCAGCCGCGACCCCGAGGCGACGATGGATGCGTTCGTCGCGCTCCCCGAAGTCGGGCAGGTGCTGTCCAAGGGTCCGACGCGCAGCAGCGTGATCTTGCGAATCGGCTTGCAGGCCGACCTGCGAGTCGTCGAGCCGGAGGCATTCGGTGCGGCGCTGCAGTACTTCACCGGCTCGAAGGACCACAACGTCCGGATCCGCGAACGCGCCGTGCGGATGGGCCTGAAACTGAACGAGTACGGCGTCTTTCGCGTGCGCGACAACAAGCGGATCGCCGGGCGCACCGAGGAGGAGGTCTACGCGGCGGTGAGGCTGCCGTGGATCCCGCCCGAGATGCGCGAGGCCCAAGGTGAGATCGAAGCCGCCGAGCGGGGGACGCTGCCGGTGCCCGTGTCGCGCGAGGACATCCGGGGCGACCTGCACATGCACACGAAGTGGAGCGACGGCCGGCACACCGCCCGGGAGATGGCACAGGCCGCCCAGCGTCTGGGCTACGAGTACATCTGCATCACCGACCACTCGCAGTCGCTGAAGTTCGCCGGTGGGGTCACGGTCGCGGACCTCCGCGCGCACGTCGCCGAGGTCCGGGAACTGTCCGACCGCATGGACGGCATCACGGTGCTGATCGGTTCGGAGGTCGACATCCTGCCCGACGGCGGACTCGATTACCCGGACGACGTCCTGGCCGAACTGGACGTGGTCATCGCCTCGGTGCACAGCCGCTTCAAGATGACCGTGAAGGAGATGACCGACCGCATCGTGCGCGCCATGCACAACCCATACGTCACGATCATCGGGCACCCTACGGGACGGTTGATCGGCAGGCGCGACCCCTATGAGGTCGACGTCGACCGGTTGATCGAGGCGGCGCGCAAGACGGCTACGATCCTAGAACTCAACGCACAGCCCGACCGGCTCGACCTCCGCGACGCCTACGTGCGGACGGCCTCCGAGCGCGGCGTCAAGATCGCCATCGGCACCGATGCGCACAGTACGTCGGAGCTTGCGTTCATGGAGTTCGGAGTCGGGACGGCACGCCGGGGCTGGCTGCGGGCGTCCGACGTGGTGAACACCCTGCCGCTTGGGCACCTGCTCCGCCAGATCCGGCAGAAGCGCGAGGGGTGAGGGCGTGTCTGGGGTCCGCAATGCGGGTGTGCCGGTCATCCTGCGGGTTTTGCCGAGCGCGCTGCAGAGGTCGTTCTTCGCCCGACCGACGCTCGAGGTGGCGCGCGACCTGGTCGGGGCGCTGCTCATCCGGCAGCTGCCCGATGCCCGGGCTGTCGTGCGAGTGGTGGAGGTCGAGGCGTACCTGGGCCCCGCCGACCCCGCCAGCCACGCGTTTCGCCGTACGCGTCGCAGCGAGGTGATGTGGGGCCCGCCGGGCACGGCCTACGTGTACTTCTCGTACGGGAACCACTTCTGCCTCAACGTCGTGACCGAGCGCGAGGGCACGGCGGGTGCGGTGCTGTTGCGCGCCGGCCAGCCCCTGGCAGGATTGGAGGTCATGGTCCGCTTGCGCGGCACGACCGAGGTGCACCAGCTGTGCAGCGGACCCGGCCGTCTGACCCAGGCGCTGGCTATCGACGGATCGTTCAACCGCGCGGATCTCACGCGTCGCGGCGCCCTGTATTTGGCGCGCGGCACGCCGCCGCATCGCGTGGCGACGTCCCCCCGGATCGGCATCCGCCGCGCCGCCGATCGGCCGTGGCGGTTCTTCGACCCGGACAGTCCGTTTGTGTCGCGGCGGAGGACGTGAACCGCACCCGCGTCCTGCTTTGGTTCGTCGACGGGCTGGGGGTCGGGGAGTGCGATCCCCGGGTGAATCCTGTGGTCCGGGCGCGCACCCCCGGTCTGGACCGGATGCTGGCCGGGAGGCTGTGCTGGGCCACCCTTCCGGTCCGCAATGGCGGCTGCTGGGCGACCGCCGTGGACGCGACGCTCGGCGTGGTGGGCCTGCCACAGAGCGCCACGGGGCAGACGGCCCTGCTGACGGGCATCAACGCGGCCGCCCTCCAAGGGCGGCACGTCACCGCGTACCCCACGCGCGCCCTACGGGCGCTGCTGGACGAGCACAGCCTGTTCCACCGCGCCCGGCGGGCTGGGTTGCGCGTCGCGTTCGCCAACGCGTTCACCGACGACTACTTCGCGGAAGTCGAGGGCCGGCGGCGGCACGCGGCGTTCACCTACGCGGCGATATCAGCCGGAATTCCCCTGTGCACGATGGACGCCCTGCGCAGCGGCCGGGCCGCGGCGATGGACCTGACGAATCAACGGTTCCGCGCGATGGGCCACGACGTACCGCAAGTCGAGCCCGAGGACGCAGGCCGCGCGCTTGCCCGCCTTGCCCGCGACTACGATCTGACGGTCTTCGAGTTCTTCCTGACCGACATGGCTGGCCACCGGCGCTGGAACCTCGACCCGGTGGCGGTGGTCGAACGGTTGGATCGTGCCTTTGGCGCTTCGGTGGAGGCGAGCGACCTCGCCGAGACGCTGATCGTCCTGACGAGCGATCACGGCAACATCGAAGACGGCACCACGGACGTCCACACGCACAACCCCGTGCCCCTGGTCGCCGTGGGTGCGCGCGCGGAGCAGGTCGCATCCTCGGTGCGGTCGATCGCCGACGTATCCCCCGCGATCCTGGCGGTCCTCGAAGCGGGGCAGTCTGCGCCGATCCGTCGCCCCCCGACCGCCGGCGCCTGCTAATCTGAACACATGGACGAACGCACGCTGCGCGTGCTGGAGTTCTTCCGGGTCCGCCAGCGGCTGGCGGCTGCGACGGCGAGCCCCCTGGGCGAGGAGGTCGCCTCCGCGCTGCTGCCGTCCGGCGACCGCGCCACGGTCGAGGAGTGGCTCCAGGAGACAACCGAGGCGCGGCTGCTGCTCGCCGCGGGCGAAGTGCCCCTGCGCGCGCTGCCGGACGTCCGTCCCGTGCTCCACCGCGCCCGCATCGGCGCGGTGCTTCGGGCCGAAGAACTGCTGGAGATCCTCCACGTGCTGCGCGCAGCCCGCCTGACGAAGGCCTACGTCCTCGAACGCGCAGACAGAGTCCCCCACTTCGCTGCGGCCGTGCGGGAGGTCCCGTCGTTCGAGCTGCTGGAAGCGGCGATCGAGCGGGCGATCTCCGAAGACGGCAGCGTGCTGGACTCCGCCAGTGCCGAGCTGGCGCGGATCCGGCGGGACATCCGGGCGACGCAGGAGAGGCTGCGGGCCAAGCTCGAGGAGATCGTCCGGTCAGAGCGCTGGGGACGGATGTTGCAGGACCCGGTCGTCACCGTCCGCGGCGACCGGTACGTCGTGCCCGTCAAGCAGGCCTACGTGTCCCAGTTCCCCGGCATCCTGCACGACCAGTCCGCCAGCGGCGCCACCGCGTTCATGGAACCCCTGGTCGCCGTACAGATGGGCAACCGGCTGCGGGAACTGGAGGGAGCACAGGCGCGGGAGGTCGAGCGCGTGCTGGCGGCGCTGTCCTCGCGTGTGGGCGAACGCGCCGACGAGGCTCAGACGACGGTCGCGATCCTCGGCAGAGTGGACTTCGCGTTGGCGAAAGCACGCCTGGCCGAGGAGCTGGATGCGGTGCAGCCTGTCCTGCAAGACGCCCCCGCGCTGGACTTCCGGCGGGCGCGCCACCCTCTGCTGATCCCGCGCCGCGGCGAGCCGCGCACCGTCGTGCCCATCGACGTCCGGCTGGGGGATGACTTCCGGACGCTGGTCATAACCGGTCCCAACACCGGAGGCAAGACGGTCACCCTGAAGACCATCGGTCTGCTCACGCTGATGGCCCAGGCCGGGCTGCACATCCCGGTGGATCTGGGCAGCCGCGCGGGCCTGTTCGAAGAGGTGTTCGCGGACATCGGGGACGAGCAGAGCATCGAGCATTCGCTGTCGACGTTCTCCTCCCACATGACGGCGATCGTGCGCATCCTCGACCGGGCTTCGCCGACCTCGCTTGTTTTGCTGGACGAAATCGGAGCGGGCACCGACCCGACCGAGGGATCGGCGCTGGCCCGGGCGATCATCGAGACGCTGCACGAACGAGGCGCGCGCACCGTCGTCACGACCCACTACGGCGAGCTGAAGGCGCTCGCCTACCAGACGCCGGGCATCGAAAACGCTTCGGTGGAGTTCGACGTCGAGACGCTGCGCCCCACGTACCGGTTGCGGATCGGGACCCCGGGCCGGAGCAACGCATTCGTCATCGCCTCGCGCCTGGGGCTGGCCGACGAGGTCGTCTCGCGGGCGAAGTCGTACCTGGCGGCGGAGTTGCTGGCCGTGGACGACGTCCTGGCCGGCATCGAGCGCGATCAGAGGACCGTCGCCTCGGAACGTGCGCGGGCGGCCGAGCTGCGTCGGGACCTGGAAGAACTGCGCGCACGTTACGAACAGCGCCTGCGCAGTCTGGAGGTCGAGCGCGACCAGGTCCTCGAACGTGCTCGTTCCCAGGCGCGGCAAATCGTCGAGCAGGCCCGCGCCGAAGTGGACGCGATCCTGGTGTCGCTGAGGGCCGAGCGCGCGGAACGGGCCGCGGAGGCCGCGCGCCGGCGCCTTCGGACGATCGAGGAATCCCTGCGGCCCGCCCCCGGCGTCCCGCGGCCGCCCCCGCCTTCGGTGGAGCCGGGTGCGCCGGTGCACGTCGCGTCGCTGAACGCCGGCGGCACCGTGGCGGCATTGGGCGAGCGCGACGTGGAAGTGCAGATCGGACCGGTGAAGGTCCGGGTTCAGCGGGAGGACCTACGTGCGGCGCAGCCTGCCGCACCGGCGGGGAGGGCACCGATGCCGACGGGCACGGCGGAAGCAGCGGTCGTCCCATCGAGGCTGGACCTGCGGGGGCAGACCGCCGAAGAGGCGGCCTCGGCCCTGGAGAAATACCTCGACAGCGCGCTGCTGGCCGGATTGCCGCGGGCCGTGATCGTGCACGGCAAGGGCACCGGCGCACTGCGGCGGGCGGTGCACCAGACGCTTTCCGCCCATCCCGAGGTCCGCTTCCGCCTGGCGCCGCCCCACGAGGGCGGGGAGGGTGCCACGATCGTGGAGTTCGTGACGTGAAAGGCACGCTGGTCCGCGTGGCGTCCCGACCGGATCTGATTCCGGTCCTGCGGCGCCTGCCCGCATACGCGCGCCTGGCGTACCGTCTGGTCCGCGACGCGCGGGTCGGGCGGTGGGAGAAGGCGCTGCTGTGGGGCGGTGTGGGTTACCTGGTATCGCCGGTCGACCTGATCCCCGGCGTCGTGCCGGTGATCGGCCAGCTCGACGACCTGACCGTCGCGCTGTGGGCGCTGCGCAGGGCATTGCGGAGGATCCCCGCCGAAGTCGCCGACGAGCACCTGCGCGCCGTCGGCGTCACGGCTGACCAGATCGACGCCGACAGCCGGCGGGCCGCGGCCGCGACGGCGATCCTCGCGGGTGTGGCGCTGTCCGTCGCACGCAGGGGTCTGGGGTGGGCGGGCACCGCCGCGCTGCAGAGCGCCGGATCGCTGTGGCGCCTGTGGCGGAAGCGATGACGTTCGATCGTACCTACGGCACCTGACTTGTTGCGGGTGGCCGGAAGTCGCGGAGGCACAGACGATGAAACTGGCGCGGGTGCGGGACGGATCGCACGAAGGCGTGGCGGTGGTCGTGCGGGAGTGGGCCATCCTCCTGGAGGGTGTGCGCAGCGTGGTCGACGTCCTCCGGCACCGAGATGTGCTTGCACGCATGGAGGAGCTGGTCGCGCGCATGGAGGCCATCCCCGCTGCAGACGAGGTGGAAGGCCAGGTACGGCCGCTGGACGCCGTGACCCTGCTGGCGCCCATTCCGCGTCCGCCGAAGATCGTGGCGCTGGGCCGTAACTACGCCGCCCACGCGCGCGAGATGGGCAACATCCCCAGCGAGGAACCGACGATCTTCTTCAAGCCCCCCAGTTCGGTCATCGGTCCCGACGAACCGATCCTGCTGCCGCCGGAGTCGCACGAGGTGCACCACGAGATCGAAATCGGCGTGGTGATCGCCGCACACGGCGTCCGCGTCCCCGCCGAGCGTGCGTACGAGATCGTCGGCGGCTACACGGTGCTCAACGACCTGACCGCGCGGGACATCCAGAGGGAGGACATCCGCCGCGCGCAGCCGTTCGACCGCGCCAAGTCCTTCGACACCTTCTGTCCGATGGGGCCGTTCGTCGTGACGAAGGCGTCCCTGCCCAACCCCCAAGACGTCCGGCTCGTGCTGCGGGTGAACGGGGAGGTCCGCCAGGACTCGTCGACCGCGGACATGATCCTGTCGATTCCGCGCGCGATCGCCTACATCACCCGCTACATGTCGCTCGAACCGGGCGATGTGATCGCGACCGGGACGCCGGAGGGCGTGGGGCCGCTGCGGCCCGGCGACGTCGTGGAAGCGGAGATCGGCGGGATCGGCGTGCTGCGCAACCCGGTCATCGCCCTCACCGCGTAGGCGAGGGGACCGCTGCCGGAGCCCGGTGGCCGCTATGCTGGAGGAAAGATGACAGCCGACGTGCGGACCCTCACCCGCGCCGCCGTTATCGCCGCAGCGTACGCCGCGATCACGGTTTCGCTGGGCGATCTGGGATACGGGCCGGTGCAGGTGCGGGTCTCCGAGGCGCTCGCGGTGCTGCCGTTTTTGGACCCGGTCGGGGGCACGCTGGGCGTGACGGTGGGCGTCCTGTTGGCCAACGTCCTGGGTCCGTACGGCCTGCCCGACATCGTGGGCGGGACGCTGCTTACGTTGACCGCGGCGCTGCTGACGGCGCGCATGCCCAAGCCGTGGCTGGCGCCGCTGCCGCCGGTGGTCGTGAACGCGGTGGGTGTACCGCTGTACCTCACCGCCTTGCTGGGCATCCCGTACTGGCCCACCGTCGGAGCGGTCCTGGCTGGACAGACGGTCGCGTGCTACGCGCTCGGCTACCCGCTGTTGCTGGCCCTGCGCAACCGGCCGCAGCTGTTGGGCCTTCCGCGCCGACCGTAGGCGCGGGGTACGGACGATGCACACCCGCCGACGATCGAACGGAGGTCGACGTTGCCGGTAACGCTGTCCCCCGAAGAACAGTTGGAACGGCTGCGGCGCGGGGCCGTCGAGATCATCACCGAGGAGGAGCTGCTGGCCAAGCTGCGCAAAGGACGCCCCCTGCGCGTCAAGCTCGGCCTGGATCCCACCGCCCCGGACATCCACATCGGGTTCGCGGTCGTGCTGCGCAAGCTCCGACAGTTCCAGGACCTCGGGCACGAGGCCATCATCGTCATCGGCGACTTTACGGGCCTGATCGGGGATCCCAGCGGCAAGAAGCAGACCCGCCCGATGCTCACGCGCGAAGAGATCGAGCGCAACGCCGCGACCTACCGCGATCAGTACGGCCGCATCCTCGATCCCGACAGGACGCGCGTCGTGTTCAACAGCCAGTGGCTAGCCCCGCAGACGTTCGCGGACGTGGTCCGGCTGTGCAGCCGCGTGACCGTGGCGAGGGTACTGGAGCGCGACGACTTCGCGACCCGGTGGCGGGAGGGCAGCGCGATCGGCCTCCACGAGTTGCTGTACCCGCTGTGCCAAGCGTACGACTCCGTGGCGTTGCAGGCTGACGTCGAGCTCGGCGGCACCGACCAGAAGTTCAACAACCTGATGGGCCGAGACCTCCAGCGCGAGTTCGGACAGCCACCGCAGGTCGTGCTGCTGACGCCGCTGCTGCCGGGGCTGGACGGCGTCGAGAAGATGAGCAAGTCGCTGGGCAACTACATCGGGATCACCGAACCGCCGTCGGAGATGTACGGCAAGGTGATGTCGGTGCCCGACCACGTCATGCCCGACTACTTCGAGCTGTGCACCGACGTGCCGACCGAAGAGGTCCGCACGATCGTGGCGGGTCTGGCCGACGGATCGGTGCACCCGCGGGACGCCAAGCGCCGCCTGGCCCGCGAGATCGTCGCCGTATGGCACGGCCCCGCCGCGGCGGAACAAGCCGAGCGGGAGTTCGACCGCGTGTTCGCGCGCGACGAGCTTCCCAGCGAGATCCCCGAAGTGCACGTCCGCCGCGCAGATCTGGACGGGGAGGACGGGATCGACGTCGTCCGCCTGCTCCGGCTGGCAGGACTCGTCGACTCGAACAGCGAGGCGCGCCGCCTGATCGCCCAGGGCGGCGTGCGCCTCGACGGCCGCCGTGTGGAAGCGGCGGACGTCCGGGTGGCGGTCGGAGACGGAGCCGTCGTCCAGGTAGGCAAGCGCCGCTTCGCCAGGATACGGATCATGGAGTAGCCGCCGGCGCGGTCGGTGAGACCCGTATGATCCGCACCCGGCGCACGAACGATCGTCCGACCCCCGCGCCGGCCGCACTCTGGATCGGTACCTGCGGATTCGACTATCCGCACTGGGTGAACGTGTTCTATCCTCGCGATCTGCCCCGGCGCGAGTGGTTTGCGTACTACGCCCGCCACTTCGACACCGTGGAGCTGAACGTCACCTTCTACCGCCTGCCGCACCGCAGGACGTTTGAGGCGTGGGCACGCCAGGCGCCCGAAGGATTTTGCTTCGCCCTCAAGGGGAGTCGGTTCATCACCCACGTCAAGCGCCTGCGCGACGCAGCGGGCGCCGTGGCGAACTTCTTCGAGAACGCCCAGCTGCTG encodes the following:
- the pheT gene encoding phenylalanine--tRNA ligase subunit beta; translated protein: MRFPWSWLLDYADIPPDAQDAEIWRDRFPMLGLGVESVERIGDDWIFDLETTANRPDWMSVVGIAREVAASARGTLRLPSFEVVQSDPPASDLAAVEIADPSLCHRYVGRLIVDVTVGPSPAWMVDRLEKCGVRSINNVVDVTNYVMLELGQPLHAFDYDLLAGERVIVRAARSGERLVTLDGREHAMFEGALVIADSHGPVALGGIMGGAATEIRPTTRRVLLESAWFSGPAVRQTARALGLRTEGSARHERGGDPERVRYAAARAAQLMRELCGGRVLRGEIDVYPQPDPPRRVSLRLPRLGHVLGTEVPEADVEEILSRLGFRPTRQGERIVVEVPSHRRDVEREEDLIEEVARLWGYHRIPETLPTEAMAVGHVAPEVEGEAIVREALLRAGLTEVLTVSLTHPRDLDRIRVPPDDPLRNLVALQNPLTEEHTHLRSTLVPSLLAVLQTNRTRGNADVHIFEIGRVFRKGEPDWGERKMIGIARIGGVIEGRWNLPPDVVQSDFYHLKGSVEALMEALSLRGWLVRAEARPWLHPHRAGSLWIDGERVGWLGEVHPEVAERYDLRGRAYVAEIALAPLLARTDRSPQYRPLPRYPAVVRDLAVVVGESVPSGEIQRIVAQTAGPLLEACEPFDVYVGHPVPPGHRSVAFSLRFRDPHRTLEAAEVDGVMERIRKALRSSLGAQIRGA
- a CDS encoding CvpA family protein, which produces MTWIDWVVVGLVLLMILSGLQRGPVRALLESVFLLLAFTVTSLVYKPVTQALFTTEFPWPDWAAMFTFAGLLVVLVIVGNFLTAAIAGRKAATGVNILLGGIVGAAKGVLWGMVFLVFVLAAPFAPAVRQDVERSTFASYLADWQRGLHQAVDSLLPIDVPALGPGGEKF
- the polX gene encoding DNA polymerase/3'-5' exonuclease PolX, with amino-acid sequence MKNLELAALFNEIADLLEIKGESTFRVNAYRRAARAMETLGEDIEVLADRGELEEIPGVGKSIAEKINEYLRTGKVAYHLELLRELPPSLPSLMRVPGLGPKTALVVYERLGITTLDELERAAREGRLRDLPRMGPKTEENILRGVEQVKRAGTRTLLGTALPHAQEITAQLRRRREVRDVMVAGSLRRMRETIGDIDVLVTSRDPEATMDAFVALPEVGQVLSKGPTRSSVILRIGLQADLRVVEPEAFGAALQYFTGSKDHNVRIRERAVRMGLKLNEYGVFRVRDNKRIAGRTEEEVYAAVRLPWIPPEMREAQGEIEAAERGTLPVPVSREDIRGDLHMHTKWSDGRHTAREMAQAAQRLGYEYICITDHSQSLKFAGGVTVADLRAHVAEVRELSDRMDGITVLIGSEVDILPDGGLDYPDDVLAELDVVIASVHSRFKMTVKEMTDRIVRAMHNPYVTIIGHPTGRLIGRRDPYEVDVDRLIEAARKTATILELNAQPDRLDLRDAYVRTASERGVKIAIGTDAHSTSELAFMEFGVGTARRGWLRASDVVNTLPLGHLLRQIRQKREG
- a CDS encoding DNA-3-methyladenine glycosylase, with protein sequence MSGVRNAGVPVILRVLPSALQRSFFARPTLEVARDLVGALLIRQLPDARAVVRVVEVEAYLGPADPASHAFRRTRRSEVMWGPPGTAYVYFSYGNHFCLNVVTEREGTAGAVLLRAGQPLAGLEVMVRLRGTTEVHQLCSGPGRLTQALAIDGSFNRADLTRRGALYLARGTPPHRVATSPRIGIRRAADRPWRFFDPDSPFVSRRRT
- a CDS encoding endonuclease MutS2, giving the protein MDERTLRVLEFFRVRQRLAAATASPLGEEVASALLPSGDRATVEEWLQETTEARLLLAAGEVPLRALPDVRPVLHRARIGAVLRAEELLEILHVLRAARLTKAYVLERADRVPHFAAAVREVPSFELLEAAIERAISEDGSVLDSASAELARIRRDIRATQERLRAKLEEIVRSERWGRMLQDPVVTVRGDRYVVPVKQAYVSQFPGILHDQSASGATAFMEPLVAVQMGNRLRELEGAQAREVERVLAALSSRVGERADEAQTTVAILGRVDFALAKARLAEELDAVQPVLQDAPALDFRRARHPLLIPRRGEPRTVVPIDVRLGDDFRTLVITGPNTGGKTVTLKTIGLLTLMAQAGLHIPVDLGSRAGLFEEVFADIGDEQSIEHSLSTFSSHMTAIVRILDRASPTSLVLLDEIGAGTDPTEGSALARAIIETLHERGARTVVTTHYGELKALAYQTPGIENASVEFDVETLRPTYRLRIGTPGRSNAFVIASRLGLADEVVSRAKSYLAAELLAVDDVLAGIERDQRTVASERARAAELRRDLEELRARYEQRLRSLEVERDQVLERARSQARQIVEQARAEVDAILVSLRAERAERAAEAARRRLRTIEESLRPAPGVPRPPPPSVEPGAPVHVASLNAGGTVAALGERDVEVQIGPVKVRVQREDLRAAQPAAPAGRAPMPTGTAEAAVVPSRLDLRGQTAEEAASALEKYLDSALLAGLPRAVIVHGKGTGALRRAVHQTLSAHPEVRFRLAPPHEGGEGATIVEFVT
- a CDS encoding YkvA family protein, with translation MKGTLVRVASRPDLIPVLRRLPAYARLAYRLVRDARVGRWEKALLWGGVGYLVSPVDLIPGVVPVIGQLDDLTVALWALRRALRRIPAEVADEHLRAVGVTADQIDADSRRAAAATAILAGVALSVARRGLGWAGTAALQSAGSLWRLWRKR
- a CDS encoding fumarylacetoacetate hydrolase family protein, producing MKLARVRDGSHEGVAVVVREWAILLEGVRSVVDVLRHRDVLARMEELVARMEAIPAADEVEGQVRPLDAVTLLAPIPRPPKIVALGRNYAAHAREMGNIPSEEPTIFFKPPSSVIGPDEPILLPPESHEVHHEIEIGVVIAAHGVRVPAERAYEIVGGYTVLNDLTARDIQREDIRRAQPFDRAKSFDTFCPMGPFVVTKASLPNPQDVRLVLRVNGEVRQDSSTADMILSIPRAIAYITRYMSLEPGDVIATGTPEGVGPLRPGDVVEAEIGGIGVLRNPVIALTA
- a CDS encoding QueT transporter family protein, translated to MTADVRTLTRAAVIAAAYAAITVSLGDLGYGPVQVRVSEALAVLPFLDPVGGTLGVTVGVLLANVLGPYGLPDIVGGTLLTLTAALLTARMPKPWLAPLPPVVVNAVGVPLYLTALLGIPYWPTVGAVLAGQTVACYALGYPLLLALRNRPQLLGLPRRP
- the tyrS gene encoding tyrosine--tRNA ligase, with protein sequence MPVTLSPEEQLERLRRGAVEIITEEELLAKLRKGRPLRVKLGLDPTAPDIHIGFAVVLRKLRQFQDLGHEAIIVIGDFTGLIGDPSGKKQTRPMLTREEIERNAATYRDQYGRILDPDRTRVVFNSQWLAPQTFADVVRLCSRVTVARVLERDDFATRWREGSAIGLHELLYPLCQAYDSVALQADVELGGTDQKFNNLMGRDLQREFGQPPQVVLLTPLLPGLDGVEKMSKSLGNYIGITEPPSEMYGKVMSVPDHVMPDYFELCTDVPTEEVRTIVAGLADGSVHPRDAKRRLAREIVAVWHGPAAAEQAEREFDRVFARDELPSEIPEVHVRRADLDGEDGIDVVRLLRLAGLVDSNSEARRLIAQGGVRLDGRRVEAADVRVAVGDGAVVQVGKRRFARIRIME